A stretch of the Chlorobiota bacterium genome encodes the following:
- a CDS encoding heavy-metal-associated domain-containing protein, whose translation MKYFKLIIFVSTIIIFVNAFNKSVSNNLLNNFDKVEIIKTDTIKVPDMQCEECEERLKSKLLKLKGVSKVEANAIDKIVVVDFDSEIVKLIDIKRLIAKIGYNAEEVKTTTSRRKNLPQCCQPGGHK comes from the coding sequence ATGAAATACTTTAAGTTAATAATCTTTGTTAGTACAATAATTATTTTTGTAAATGCTTTTAACAAAAGTGTAAGTAATAATCTTTTAAATAATTTTGACAAAGTTGAAATTATTAAAACTGATACAATTAAAGTTCCAGATATGCAATGTGAAGAGTGTGAAGAAAGGTTAAAAAGTAAATTGTTAAAATTAAAAGGAGTTTCCAAAGTAGAAGCGAATGCAATAGATAAAATAGTTGTTGTTGATTTTGATAGTGAAATAGTAAAGTTGATTGATATTAAAAGATTGATAGCAAAAATTGGATATAATGCAGAGGAAGTTAAAACTACAACATCAAGAAGAAAAAATTTGCCTCAATGTTGTCAGCCTGGAGGTCACAAATAA
- a CDS encoding TonB-dependent receptor has product MKIYFFLIIFFTVTFKLNSQIVKGTVFQIDKDGLNSPLPGATIKLLNTKIGSISNSNGQFQIDLKFADTNKLLVVSFIGFESDTTLLDGMLNDYEITLEPLITNSKEVQITAEKSAQSVGLKTLKQEFITGKLFRRSACCALSEAFEKNASAEVSYSDALTGVKQIKLLGLKGEYSYLLTETIPIFSGLTSKYALEYTPPTWLEGISITKGASSVSSGYEGITGQINLEYKKPFDMSPFEGNVYVNSSNRIDLNLSSAIKVNEKLSTGIFVSGRNSNLKEDHNNDGFIDVPLNKQINIANRWIYVTDGFEAQLFARGLNDEYNSGQVNFIDKISTPLNYGSSTKISRYEFFTKMAKLETETDHLSLALILSGSTDSISSFSGLKSFDTKEDKFNAKFILKSEIGIHEEDYYTFGMSYLYRNQIGNYNEKVNKFKIDEKESVVGLFAELNYKPFDQISFIAGIRADQHNNYGTLLTPRFHLKYDLSDLFKVRFSLGYGYHAASVIGENPNVLSSARLLKINNLEIESAVNIGSSINTTLELFEIPFIFDLDFYSTNFVNQVIADYDSSIDSIIFKNVKNESYTNNYQAQVSFNLIPELELAFAYRYNDIKSIFGNEKLIQPLQSPGRILVTGSYLSHKKDFQFDGTLIWNSSGRLPNFIYSHETNENTFKNFFRFNLQVTKKFGELEFYIGGENLSNFTQHQPIIESSNPFSDNFDASMIWGPLEGRMFYFGSRFKL; this is encoded by the coding sequence ATGAAAATATATTTTTTTTTAATAATATTTTTTACAGTTACATTTAAATTAAATTCACAAATAGTAAAAGGGACAGTCTTTCAAATTGATAAAGATGGTTTAAATTCACCACTACCAGGAGCAACCATTAAATTATTAAACACTAAAATTGGTTCAATTTCAAATTCAAATGGTCAATTTCAAATTGATTTAAAATTTGCAGATACTAATAAATTGTTAGTTGTAAGTTTTATTGGATTTGAATCTGATACAACTTTGTTAGATGGAATGTTAAATGATTACGAAATCACTCTTGAACCTTTAATAACTAATTCAAAGGAGGTACAGATAACTGCTGAAAAATCAGCACAATCTGTTGGCTTAAAAACACTAAAGCAAGAATTTATAACTGGTAAGCTTTTCCGAAGAAGTGCTTGCTGTGCTTTATCTGAAGCATTTGAAAAGAATGCTAGTGCAGAAGTGTCTTATAGTGATGCATTAACAGGAGTAAAGCAAATAAAATTACTAGGACTTAAAGGTGAATATTCATATTTGTTAACTGAAACAATTCCAATATTTTCAGGATTAACTTCAAAATATGCCCTTGAATATACACCTCCAACTTGGCTAGAAGGTATCTCGATTACAAAAGGAGCTTCATCAGTTTCAAGTGGTTATGAAGGTATTACAGGTCAGATTAATTTAGAATACAAAAAACCTTTTGATATGTCCCCTTTTGAAGGGAATGTTTATGTTAACTCAAGTAATAGAATTGATCTAAATTTAAGTTCTGCAATTAAGGTGAATGAAAAATTATCTACAGGCATTTTTGTATCTGGAAGAAATTCGAATTTAAAAGAAGACCATAATAACGATGGTTTTATTGATGTTCCACTAAACAAACAAATTAATATTGCAAACCGATGGATTTATGTTACTGATGGATTTGAAGCACAATTGTTTGCTAGGGGGCTAAATGATGAATATAACTCAGGTCAAGTTAATTTTATTGATAAAATTAGCACCCCCTTAAATTATGGATCTTCTACAAAAATCAGTAGATATGAATTTTTTACAAAAATGGCGAAACTCGAAACTGAAACTGATCATTTAAGTTTAGCTTTAATTCTTAGTGGTTCAACTGATAGTATCTCATCATTTTCTGGTTTAAAATCTTTTGATACAAAAGAGGATAAATTCAATGCAAAATTTATACTGAAAAGTGAAATTGGTATTCATGAAGAAGATTATTATACTTTTGGAATGAGTTATTTATACAGAAATCAAATTGGGAATTATAATGAAAAAGTTAATAAATTTAAAATAGATGAAAAGGAGTCTGTAGTTGGTCTTTTTGCTGAATTGAATTATAAACCCTTTGATCAAATTAGTTTCATAGCGGGTATTAGAGCAGATCAACATAATAATTATGGAACATTACTAACTCCAAGATTCCACTTAAAATATGATTTATCAGATCTTTTTAAAGTTAGATTTAGTTTAGGTTACGGCTACCATGCTGCTTCTGTAATTGGTGAAAATCCAAATGTACTTTCATCTGCCCGATTGTTAAAAATTAATAATTTAGAAATCGAATCTGCAGTAAATATTGGCTCAAGCATTAACACAACATTAGAATTGTTTGAAATTCCTTTTATCTTTGATTTAGATTTTTATAGTACAAATTTTGTAAATCAAGTTATTGCTGATTATGATTCGAGTATCGATTCTATAATATTTAAAAATGTTAAAAATGAATCTTATACTAATAATTATCAAGCACAAGTCTCATTTAATTTAATTCCTGAATTAGAGCTAGCATTTGCTTATAGATACAATGATATTAAATCAATATTTGGCAATGAAAAACTTATTCAACCACTGCAATCACCTGGTAGAATCTTGGTTACAGGATCTTATTTATCACATAAAAAAGATTTCCAATTTGATGGTACATTAATTTGGAATTCTTCTGGAAGATTACCTAATTTTATTTATTCTCACGAAACTAATGAGAATACTTTTAAAAATTTCTTTAGATTTAATTTACAAGTTACTAAAAAATTTGGTGAATTGGAATTTTATATAGGAGGGGAAAATTTAAGTAATTTCACACAACATCAACCTATAATTGAATCATCAAATCCGTTCTCAGATAATTTTGATGCTAGTATGATATGGGGACCATTAGAAGGAAGAATGTTCTATTTTGGTTCTAGATTCAAATTATAA
- a CDS encoding heavy-metal-associated domain-containing protein, whose amino-acid sequence MTTTKLDISGMSCDGCVRSLNIALNKFGVKVNEIKIGFVDIKYDENTITKDSVINVIEEAGFKVENEK is encoded by the coding sequence ATGACTACTACTAAGTTAGATATTTCAGGGATGAGTTGTGATGGATGCGTAAGAAGTTTAAATATTGCTTTAAATAAATTCGGAGTTAAAGTTAATGAAATTAAAATAGGTTTTGTAGATATCAAATATGATGAGAATACCATAACCAAAGATTCTGTAATTAATGTTATTGAAGAAGCTGGATTTAAAGTTGAAAATGAAAAATGA
- a CDS encoding DinB family protein, which produces MGLKVYRTGPMGALLDEYEKAIDELKLVLISLDNSKFKLIVDNETNDPDCESIQSIMIHVIRSGYGYANYIRSQFGVKVVEDKNNYLCGSGITSCNELDKMFLYNDETLQSIWNISNEELIKNVIKTRWGQLFDVDQLLEHAIVHILRHRRQINKFKSLLN; this is translated from the coding sequence ATGGGTTTAAAAGTTTATAGAACTGGTCCTATGGGGGCTTTACTTGACGAATATGAAAAAGCAATTGATGAGTTGAAATTAGTATTAATTAGTTTAGACAATTCTAAATTCAAATTGATTGTTGACAATGAAACTAATGATCCAGATTGTGAATCAATTCAATCTATAATGATTCATGTTATAAGATCAGGTTATGGTTATGCAAATTATATTCGATCTCAATTTGGAGTTAAAGTTGTAGAAGATAAAAATAATTATCTTTGTGGATCGGGTATTACTTCTTGCAATGAGTTAGATAAAATGTTTTTATATAACGATGAAACTCTTCAAAGTATTTGGAATATTAGTAATGAAGAGTTAATTAAAAATGTCATAAAAACTAGATGGGGTCAGTTGTTTGATGTTGATCAATTATTGGAACATGCAATAGTGCATATATTAAGACACAGAAGGCAGATTAATAAATTTAAATCATTATTAAATTAA
- a CDS encoding O-methyltransferase — protein sequence MALGIKNTEVTNEIYQYLVDNFSGEDELLMNLRNEAKEVGIPEICISPEQCKFLQVFIKSIKAKRIIEVGTLGGYSAIVMARALPLDGKLITIEVDPFRGEFARSQIAKAGLSGKIEVLIGSGVDVLEKTINSSDKFDFAFIDADKISYVRYLDLILPLMNKGGVITGDNALAWGLVHDENTDNKDVKAIQSFNNAMKCNPLIESCIVPVGDGMCMGIVL from the coding sequence ATGGCTTTAGGAATAAAGAACACTGAGGTTACAAATGAAATTTATCAATATTTAGTTGATAATTTTTCGGGTGAAGATGAGTTGTTAATGAATTTGAGAAATGAAGCAAAGGAAGTTGGAATACCAGAAATTTGTATATCACCAGAACAATGTAAATTCTTACAGGTCTTTATTAAATCAATCAAAGCTAAAAGAATTATTGAAGTAGGTACTTTAGGAGGTTATAGTGCAATTGTTATGGCTAGAGCTTTACCATTAGATGGAAAGCTAATAACAATAGAAGTAGATCCATTTCGTGGTGAGTTTGCGAGAAGTCAAATTGCTAAAGCTGGATTGAGTGGAAAAATAGAAGTGCTTATAGGTTCAGGTGTTGATGTACTTGAGAAAACAATTAATAGTTCAGATAAATTTGATTTTGCTTTTATTGATGCAGATAAAATTTCTTATGTAAGATATTTAGATTTGATACTCCCCCTCATGAATAAAGGTGGGGTGATAACAGGTGATAATGCACTTGCATGGGGGTTAGTTCATGATGAAAATACTGACAATAAAGATGTTAAAGCTATTCAATCATTCAATAATGCAATGAAATGTAATCCATTAATAGAAAGCTGTATTGTTCCAGTTGGTGATGGTATGTGTATGGGAATTGTATTGTAA